In Neospora caninum Liverpool complete genome, chromosome Ib, one DNA window encodes the following:
- a CDS encoding putative TLD domain-containing protein: MGDSSSKFSHASPAVSYQRLSQQEVQELLSSFGLNEFSPAKARISLHSFLRIFPPVLHPTASVLLPVLRDLVRLQQLQGRGYSSSGFLNKADSNGQLAPPKVAAQGGSRSGGLKTLGTLACSGKGARKGEETCCGGTHITLQEMVDAVSACAYGDREELQVHMLQRLLSRMSKVLEEQCKRLRQQQSGAAGSRHHPERGPVPGSFEKPTDLPFFTLRVTSHSHHLGAGLFSLHHGGTSASTGSLTSETTQTASVASVHGAPGAPQPSSPGPSGVSSAPVSGVEAVLHQIFISAYLLFLAIISPSNPIFSSADPFALSHPAAGASSPPAGSGDHSSGLQSSAGEHAACGSASPRGHRRASGVGSPGVPSDSDADHHASHGQSRPSVSGAGMAGWDTTASSAAVVSLPLSTPLDFSFLLNAFAASGSAALGSNGSGVQLGASGGAANSQGFAGAGFSGGAAGARGTAPGAGPAPPAAVALASAPAASGQALGDKGTAGGNASGAQMTFGGASKQQQQEALLWILHVLPVLPTLFVSSVSHFLLGASNPDDGALNQKQPTLQYQVYAPRRRGTAGGSPRRGSRARASLQMELPRSPSLETLCQNTGGWRGEGPLEGISKIFTDETAVMLRLSSMLFAFPPLVPWQRLYSSWKQGASFNRICSSVFFYDAPTVLVIKTKHGPVLGAMISSEWKDAGHVYIGDSNCFLFSLEPQFQVIRPSGLGRNFVYINVKNQFYPRGIGFGGQPGCFRLWLDDEFQNCYCTKSDATYGPGVLLPPRRSRLRHQGDSQSSDSISSGIRYTQSLPGEGKDQDESVPAPANGAQLSGALAPEACGDTDVAGHEDEPDAFHMPFEVLEVEVWGCGDAASRQQQHAANKRQEQLRQERRQVDKGRFAQNEFDREFLLENTFNRAKGADARST; encoded by the exons atgGGGGACTCGAGCTCCAAATTCTCGCACGCCTCGCCGGCCGTGTCGTATCAGCGCCTTTCGCAGCAAGAAGTCCAAGAGCTTCTCTCGAGCTTTGGTCTCAACGAA TTTTCTCCGGCGAAAGCCCGAatctctctccactccttCCTCCGCATCTTCCCGCCCGTGCTCCACCCGACGGCCTCAGTTTTGCTGCCTGTCCTGCGAGACCTCGTGCGCCTTCAACAGCTCCAGGGGCGCGGGTACAGCAGCAGCGGGTTCTTGAACAAAGCGGACAGCAACGGCCAGCTGGCGCCTCCGAAGGTCGCCGCTCAGGGAGGTTCTCGCTCGGGGGGTTTAAAGACTTTGGGCACCTTGGCATGTTCGGGGAAGGGCGCGCGcaagggcgaggagacttGCTGCGGAGGCACGCACATCACCCTCcag GAAATGGTGGACGCCGtcagtgcatgcgcatacGGAGACCGGGAGGAACTTCAAGTCCACATgctgcagcgcctgctgTCGAGAATGTCGAAGGTTCTGGAGGAGCAATGCAAGCGCCTGCGACAGCAGCAGTCCGGCGCGGCAGGCTCCCGGCACCACCCGGAGCGGGG CCCCGTTCCAGGCTCTTTTGAAAAGCCCACCGACCTTCCGTTTTTTACGCTCAGAGTGACTTCCCACAGCCATCACCTTGGCGCCGGTCTGTTCTCGCTGCATCACGGAGGCACGTCGGCGAGCACAGGCAGCCTGACCTCGGAAACGACTCAGACTGCGTCCGTAGCGTCTGTGCACGGGGCGCCTGGCGCGCCTCAGCCGTCGAGTCCAGGGCCTTCGGGAGTCTCCTCAGCCCCTGTCTCGGGCGTTGAGGCGGTGCTCCACCAGATCTTCATCTCTGCGTACTTGCTGTTTCTGGCCATCATCTCTCCGTCGAACCCGATCTTCTCGTCAGCCGATCCGTTCGCGCTGTCGCACCCCGCGGccggcgcgtcttcgccccccGCAGGCTCTGGAGACCACAGCTCGGGCCTGCAGTCGTCCGCGGGGGAGCACGCCGCCTGcggctcggcctcgccccgcgGGCACCGCCGCGCCTCGGGCGTCGGGAGCCCAGGCGTCCCcagcgacagcgacgcggaCCACCACGCGTCCCACGGCCAGTCGCGGCCGTCTGTCTCAGGCGCTGGAATGGCTGGCTGGGACACCACGGCCTCGTCTGCCGCGGTGGTCTCCCTACCTCTGTCAACGCCTCTGgacttctccttcctcttgaACGCCTTCGCGGCTTCCGGCTCCGCCGCGTTGGGCTCCAACGGCTCTGGAGTTCAGCTGGGAGCCTCCGGCGGCGCAGCAAATTCTCAGGGCTTCGCTGGAGCGGGCTTCTCtggcggcgccgcaggcgcgagGGGGACGGCGCCCGGCGCGGGGCCTGCTCCCCCGGCCGCCGTCGCGCTGGCTAGTGCGCCGGCGGCCTCGGGCCAGGCACTCGGAGACAAAGGGACAGCTGGTGGGAATGCGTCTGGGGCGCAGATGACGTTCGGCGGCGCGTcgaagcagcagcagcaggaGGCGCTTTTGTGGATTCTCCACGTCCTCCCCGTGCTCCCGACGCTCTTTGTGAGCTCAGTCAGCCATTTCCTGCTCGGCGCCAGCAACCCGGACGACGGCGCGTTGAATCAGAAGCAACCGACTCTGCAGTATCAG GTGTACGCCCCACGTCGACGCGGCACCGCTGGCGGCTCCCCGCGGAGAGGCAGTCGCGCGCGGGCGAGTCTCCAAATGGAACTGCCAAGAAGCCCGAGCCTGGAAACGCTGTGTCAGAACACCGGGggctggagaggagaggggcCTCTAGAGGGCATCAGCAAAATCTTCACGGATGAAACTGCAGTGATG CTGCGCCTGTCGAGTATGCTCTTTGCCTTCCCGCCGCTCGTCCCCTGGCAGCGCTTGTATTCGTCATGGAAACAAG GTGCCAGTTTCAACCGCATTTGCagcagcgtcttcttctACGATGCGCCGACGGTCCTCGTGATCAAGACGAAGCATGGCCCGGTTCTCGGCGCCATGATCTCCTC GGAGTGGAAGGACGCAGGACACGTGTACATCGGAGACTCGAACTGCTTCCTCTTTAGCTTGGAGCCTCAGTTCCAGGTGATCAG GCCGAGCGGTCTAGGGCGGAACTTTGTGTACATCAATGTGAAGAATCAGTTCTACCCTCGGGGCATTGGGTTCGGAGGCCAGCCTGGATGCTTCAGACTCTGGTTGGACGACG AGTTCCAGAATTGCTACTGCACGAAGAGCGATGCAACCTATGGCCCGGGGGTTCTCCTGCCGCCGAGGAGatctcgccttcgccaccAAGGGGACTCCCAGAGCTCCGATAGCATTTCTTCCGGGATTCGTTACACGCAGTCTCTGcccggagaaggaaaggaccAGGACGAGTCGGTGCCGGCCCCTGCAAATGGAGCCCAACTGTCCGGGGCCTTGGCGCCCGAAGCCTGTGGAGACACGGACGTCGCAGGCCACGAAGACGAGCCGGACGCCTTCCACATGCCGTTCGAGGTGCTCGAGGTCGAAGTGTGGGGCTgcggcgacgccgcctccCGACAACAACAGCACGCCGCCAACAAAAGGCAGGAGCAG CTCCGCCAAGAGCGGCGGCAAGTCGACAAGGGCCGTTTCGCGCAGAACGAGTTCGACCGCGAGTTTCTCTTGGAGAACACATTCAACCGAGCGAaaggcgccgacgcgcggTCTACGTAG
- a CDS encoding protein with signal peptide plus Thr stretch,possible mucin, related: MEAETQKFTESSAEEVPHEVKEAVQPEGLLGRKTLLEQLFSDALKRVADAVTVHQSKVNFETEYLDPVEEELSVVMHAVELFQQIVIPPVVEIAKLPYEALRTASEFVDDIFRTIVDPEMTLSEDSSDSGLGSVDGSCDSQKTYNIRSTDDLQENRADLECIFARGEAPKRPPLGVVVGRVHEAGATDLYNLAMKIWWSGKLAFQTRCGSSRDIYMIQNLIHSTLDITAYAYIGTFADPLGPGEYMDKKPSLIYDYTVDFGTICPEMNEQANQVHLGVINNEHMYRNVVDVLRKVGETEDGGHILLGKAMLRDPLDFPENGDILAAFWSGVSYDHDAFESSRGDFRLGDLDRSFTYRHQSILEVLRRFLPLLELVADPTSVAPLLYDSALRWKLGREPLSPSQAFASRNYRMGGEPSDPQFRLRPLPSGTPVSHLSGALLPRVSVLDLLKKLTNDSERLSIAGVDAESQEDAQ; this comes from the exons atggaggcggagacacaaaaaTTCACGGAATCTTCCGCAGAAGAAGTTCCACACGAAGTGAAAGAAGCAGTCCAACCTGAAGGCTTGTTGGGCAGGAAGACACTCCTCGAACAGCTCTTTTCCGATGCACTCAAACGGGTTGCTGATGCGGTCACGGTCCACCAAAGTAAAGTTAATTTTGAAACGGAATATCTCGATCCTGTTGAAGAAGAACTTTCAGTCGtgatgcatgcagtggaGCTTTTTCAACAAATTGTCATTCCACCTGTAGTCGAGATAGCAAAACTGCCATACGAGGCTTTGCGGACTGCGTCTGAATTTGTCGACGATATTTTCCGGACTATCGTGGATCCAGAAATGACTCTCAGTGAAGATTCGTCGGACAGTGGACTCGGTTCCGTTGATGGTTCCTGTGACAGCCAAAAGACGTATAATATTAGATCGACTGACGACTTGCAAGAGAACAGAGCAGATCTTGAATGCATTTTTGCCAGAGGAGAGGCTCCAAAAAGACCCCCTTTAGGCGTAGTCGTAGGACGTGTCCATGAAGCAGGAGCCACAG ACCTGTATAACCTTGCGATGAAGATCTGGTGGTCTGGCAAGCTCGCTTTTCAAACTCGTTGTGGATCCTCCAGGGACATTTACATGATTCAGAATTTGATACACAGTACATTGGACATTACAGCTTACGCATATATCGGGACTTTTGCCGATCCCCTGGGCCCCGGAGAATATATGGATAAGAAGCCATCTCTCATTTATGACTATACCGTGGATTTCGGGACCATCTGCCCCGAGATGAACGAACAAGCAAATCAGGTCCATCTCGGTGTAATCAACAATGAACACATGTACAGGAATGTCGTGGACGTT CTCAGGAAAGTGGGCGAAACTGAAGATGGAGGGCACATTCTGCTGGGGAAAGCCATGCTGAGAGATCCACTTGATTTCCCCGAAAACGGCGACATTCTTGCGGCGTTTTGGTCTGGCGTTTCGTACGACCACGACGCCTTCGAGTCCTCTCGCGGAGACTTCAGGCTCGGCGACCTG GATCGATCCTTCACATACAGACACCAGAGCATTCTCGAGGTACTTCGACGATTTCTTCCACTTCTGGAACTCGTTGCAGACCCTACGTCTGTGGCCCCCCTTCTCTACGATAGTGCTCTCCGCTGGAAGTTAGGACGCGAGcccttgtctccttcccaAGCTTTCGCCTCAAGAAACTATAGGATGGGCGGTGAGCCTTCTGACCCTCAATTCCGGCTGCGGCCACTTCCAAGCGGCACGCCCGTGTCGCATCTGAGTGGCGCTCTTCTACCCCGAGTAAGTGTCCTCGACCTTCTCAAGAAGCTTACCAACGACTCCGAAAGGTTGTCCATCGCCGGTGTTGACGCGGAGTCCCAGGAGGACGCACAATAG